In Oscillatoria sp. FACHB-1407, one DNA window encodes the following:
- the sufU gene encoding Fe-S cluster assembly sulfur transfer protein SufU has translation MSLDNLRDLYQQVILERYKKPRNKGTTNPVDRYQKGHNPSCGDTIELTLHLVDDRIQDVKFEGEGCAIAMASADLMAEALKGKTATDALEMVQRFQAMMKGEAEFPQELRKLNVMQGVAQFPVRIKCANLSWHTLKAALELSANAQPAGFVSNE, from the coding sequence ATGTCCCTGGACAATTTACGTGACCTCTACCAGCAGGTCATTTTAGAACGCTACAAAAAGCCCCGAAACAAGGGGACGACTAATCCGGTCGATCGCTATCAAAAGGGACACAATCCTTCCTGTGGTGACACGATCGAGTTAACGCTGCACTTAGTGGATGATCGCATTCAGGACGTAAAGTTTGAGGGTGAGGGCTGTGCGATCGCCATGGCATCGGCTGATCTCATGGCAGAAGCACTTAAAGGCAAGACGGCTACGGATGCTTTGGAGATGGTGCAGCGTTTTCAGGCGATGATGAAGGGCGAAGCCGAATTTCCTCAAGAGTTGCGAAAGCTCAATGTGATGCAGGGGGTGGCTCAGTTTCCAGTGCGGATCAAGTGTGCCAATCTCAGTTGGCATACCCTTAAAGCCGCGTTGGAATTGTCTGCCAATGCTCAACCTGCTGGCTTTGTGAGCAACGAATAA
- a CDS encoding photosystem II S4 domain protein, with the protein MLPREDLLKGIEHRETAVRAIDQAEQAIKTWEVVYTDFLSPPEWVDVQQMFARLTDVQMLAWGGYPQAERQRVAIARSELPLDQSQVAIAALDISGNFLFDPATHRDFLGSLLGTGIVREKVGDIIVLGERGAQAIVVPEMVEFLEMNLTQVRSVPVKTRRIDLSELKIREPKKKEMTTVEASLRLDAIASAGFGMSRSKMADLITTGDVRVNWREVTQASHQLKAGDLIAIRGKGRLEIGEIAVTKKDRYRVQLTRFM; encoded by the coding sequence ATGCTGCCACGCGAAGATTTGCTTAAAGGAATTGAACATCGAGAGACTGCTGTCCGGGCAATTGACCAGGCAGAGCAGGCAATTAAAACATGGGAGGTCGTCTACACTGACTTCTTGTCGCCGCCTGAATGGGTTGATGTGCAGCAGATGTTTGCTCGATTAACTGATGTGCAGATGCTAGCGTGGGGTGGTTACCCACAAGCGGAAAGGCAACGAGTGGCGATCGCCCGATCAGAGTTACCCCTGGATCAAAGCCAAGTGGCGATCGCGGCTCTCGACATCAGCGGCAATTTCTTATTTGATCCGGCAACTCATCGTGACTTCCTGGGCTCTCTTTTAGGAACGGGGATCGTCCGCGAAAAAGTGGGAGACATCATTGTATTGGGCGAACGGGGCGCACAGGCGATCGTGGTGCCAGAGATGGTCGAGTTCTTAGAGATGAACCTGACGCAGGTGCGATCGGTGCCCGTCAAAACTCGGCGGATTGACCTGAGCGAACTCAAGATTCGAGAACCCAAAAAGAAAGAAATGACAACCGTAGAGGCATCGCTGCGACTGGATGCGATCGCCTCAGCCGGGTTTGGCATGTCCCGCAGCAAAATGGCAGACCTGATCACGACCGGAGATGTGCGGGTCAATTGGCGTGAGGTCACTCAAGCCAGCCATCAACTCAAAGCAGGCGATCTGATTGCCATTCGCGGCAAAGGACGCTTAGAGATTGGCGAAATTGCCGTCACTAAAAAAGATCGTTATCGAGTTCAACTGACACGGTTCATGTAG
- the rpsB gene encoding 30S ribosomal protein S2 — translation MPVVSLAQLLESGVHFGHQTRRWNPKMSPYIYTSRNGVHIIDLVQTAQLMEEAYTYMRTASEQGKKFLFIGTKRQAAGIVAQEALRCGSYYVNQRWLGGMLTNWATIKTRVDRLKELERRQETGVLDLLPKKEASVLRRELEKLQKYLGGIKAMRKLPDAVLIVDQRREYNAVQECQKLGIPIVSLLDTNCDPDTVDIPIPANDDAIRSIKLIVGRLADAIYEGRHGQLEVEEDYDDYEGAEEEFDYDDSDFPDDDDEEETED, via the coding sequence ATGCCAGTTGTTTCGTTGGCTCAACTATTGGAGTCAGGGGTTCACTTTGGGCACCAAACCCGACGGTGGAATCCCAAGATGTCTCCCTACATTTACACCTCTCGCAATGGGGTTCACATCATTGACCTGGTGCAAACCGCTCAACTGATGGAAGAAGCTTACACCTACATGCGAACTGCTTCCGAGCAGGGTAAGAAATTTCTCTTCATTGGTACCAAGCGTCAAGCGGCGGGCATTGTTGCTCAAGAGGCCTTGCGTTGCGGTTCTTACTACGTAAACCAACGCTGGTTAGGTGGAATGCTCACGAACTGGGCAACCATTAAGACTCGCGTCGATCGCCTTAAGGAGCTTGAGCGTCGCCAGGAGACAGGTGTACTTGATCTCCTTCCTAAAAAAGAAGCGTCTGTTTTGCGTCGCGAATTGGAGAAACTGCAAAAGTATCTCGGTGGCATCAAAGCCATGCGGAAGTTACCTGATGCCGTTCTGATCGTTGATCAGCGTCGTGAATACAACGCCGTGCAAGAATGCCAAAAGCTGGGAATCCCCATTGTGTCGTTATTGGACACAAATTGCGATCCAGATACGGTAGATATTCCAATTCCTGCAAACGATGATGCTATCCGGTCGATTAAGCTTATAGTGGGTCGCTTGGCGGATGCCATTTATGAGGGTCGTCACGGTCAACTCGAAGTCGAAGAAGATTACGACGATTACGAGGGTGCTGAGGAAGAGTTTGACTACGATGATAGCGACTTCCCAGACGATGACGACGAGGAAGAAACCGAAGACTAA
- the tsf gene encoding translation elongation factor Ts, whose translation MAEISPKLVKELRDKTGAGMMDCKKALQETGGDISKAMDWLRQKGITSAEKKSGKITAEGLIESYIHTGGRVGVLVEINCQTDFVARNQAFRDLARNVAMQIAASPNVEYVRVEDIPPEVVAKEKEIEMGRDDLGNKPQNIREKIVEGRIEKRLKELALLDQPYVKDQTITVSELIKQNIAQLGENIQVRRFSRFILGEGIEKEETDFAAEVAAQTGGAL comes from the coding sequence ATGGCAGAAATATCACCAAAGCTTGTGAAAGAACTGCGCGATAAGACAGGCGCAGGGATGATGGATTGCAAAAAAGCTCTCCAGGAAACGGGGGGTGATATCAGCAAAGCAATGGATTGGTTGCGTCAGAAGGGGATTACCTCTGCTGAGAAGAAATCTGGCAAGATTACGGCTGAAGGTTTGATTGAAAGCTACATTCACACGGGTGGTCGTGTGGGTGTGTTAGTCGAAATCAACTGCCAGACGGACTTTGTAGCACGAAACCAGGCATTTAGAGACTTGGCTCGTAACGTTGCGATGCAGATTGCAGCTTCTCCTAACGTTGAATACGTTCGGGTGGAAGACATTCCCCCTGAGGTCGTCGCCAAAGAAAAAGAAATTGAAATGGGCAGAGATGACCTCGGTAATAAGCCTCAAAATATTCGCGAAAAGATCGTTGAAGGTCGGATTGAGAAGCGGTTGAAAGAGCTTGCACTGCTCGATCAACCCTATGTCAAAGACCAAACCATTACGGTTAGCGAATTGATTAAGCAAAATATTGCTCAGTTGGGCGAAAACATTCAGGTTCGCCGCTTCTCTCGCTTTATTTTGGGTGAAGGTATCGAGAAGGAAGAAACCGATTTTGCAGCAGAAGTGGCAGCCCAAACTGGAGGCGCACTCTAA